GGCACCACCTACGCGGTCCAGGCCGCGGGCCAGACGAGCGCCGCGGTGTGCGCGGCCATGGCCCAGGGCTTCCAGAGCGCCCGCGGCAGCCTCGCGGTGCGGCTCATGGAGGCGCTCAAGGCCGGCGCCCGCGTGGGCCAGGACTCGCGCGGCGAGCGCTCCGGCACCGTGCGCGTGTGGGCCCCCGCCTCGCAGACCGATGGCTTCACCTATTACATCGCCGACGCCTCGGTGGCCGGCAAGCGCGATGCGCTCCAGCTCTTGGAGTCCGAGCTGTACCGGTACCTGGGGCAGATGGTCCGCGAGTCGCCCGCCAACCGCGTGGAGCTGGACCCGTGGACCGTCATGAGCCTGAAGTGGGCCCTCTGGGAGACGCGGTACTACCGGGGCGCGTTCGACCCCTCGTGGACCTCCGAGGCCGAGGCGGCCCTGATGGAGTTCCAGGCCGCCAACTCGCTCTTCCCCCGGGGCACGTTCAAGTCCGGCGGAAAAACCTACATCGACTGGGCCCTGGTGCAGTTCATCCTCCGCGCCCAGGAAGGCTCGGTGCAGCCCGCGGCCCGGTGAGCCGGGACTGGCACCCGGTGCCCACCCGTGCGAGAGGGGACTCCGGCCCGAGTCCCCGGGCCTCCTTGGGAGGGTGATGCATGAAGCCGGTGGCGAAGGTGCTCGGACGTTGGATGGGGGCCCTGTGGCTTCCAGGCTGTCTGGTGGCCGCGGGGTGCTCCAAGCCCCAGCAGGAGCCCCCGCCGCCGCTCCCCGTGGCCGCGCCGGCCCCAGCCACCCCGGAGCCTCCCGCGGCCCCCGCCGCGGAAGCCCCGCCGCCCGCCGCGGAAGCCCCGCCTCCTCCTGCCGCCGAGCCCTCGCCCCCTCCCGCCGCCGAGGCCCCCGCGCCCAGCGGCCGCGAGTGGGGCACGGCCCGCCAGGCGGTGGAGCACGCCGCCCCCGCCTCCGTGACGCTGCGCTCGGTGCGCACCGGGCGCAACGAGGGCTTCGACCGGGTGGTGTTCGAGTTCGACGGGCCCCAGGTGCCGGGCTACCGCATCGAGTACGTGGAGAAGCCCGTCATTAAATGCGGCTCGGGAGACCCCACGGAGCTGGCCGGCCAGGGCGCGCTCCAGGTGAGCCTCACCCCCGCGCAGGCGCACGAGGGTGGGACGGTGACCGTGGCCGAGCGCGCGCGCAGGCCCGCCCTGCCCTCGCTCCTGGAGCTGAAGCTCACGTGTGACTTCGAGGGCGAGGTGGTCTGGGTATTCGGCACCCCGAAGGCCTCGCAGCCCTACCGCGTCCTGGAGCTGCGCGAGCCCACCCGCCTCGTGGTGGACGTGCAGCACTGAGCCCGCCGCCTCAGGGCCGGGGCCCGGGGGCCGCCGCCTCCAGCGCGTCAATCAAGGGCTGGGGGCGCTGGGCCGCGTCCCCGGCGCGCAGGGCCAGCGCCAGCACCCGGGGCAGGTTCAGGGCCGCGCCCCGGGTGAGCTTCTCCGCGTAGTCGCGCCCGTAGTCCCGCGGCACCCGAAGGCTCCAGTTCTCCTCGTTGACGGTGCCGGGCACGTTGTAGACCTCCGTCATCCCCAGCAGGTCCGCGAAGAAGATGGACACGTTCTGGGCGCGGCTCGCGAAGAGGTCCGCGAACTTCGCCTGCTCGAGCAGCCCCGGCTCCTCGCGCAGCCGCCGCGCGAAGGCCTCGCGCCCGCCCGCCTCCGGGTGCAGCCGCCACGCCAGGTAGTCCGCCTGCTCGCGGATGCTGCCCGACTGCCGCCACCCCTCGGACACGCGCCACAGCGGCGGGGTGTCGTGGGTGCCCACCATGACCCAGTCCTCCGGGGCCGCGTTCTCGCTGCGGTACACGTCGGAGGGCTCCTTCAGGTTCGCCTTCTGGGTGACGCGGAAGCGGCCCATGCCGTACTGCGCGAGCACGCGCTGGAGCGGATAGGGCTGGGTGCTGAGCACCTCGCCGAGCAAGTCCGTGAGCTGCCGCCCGTGGCGGCGCGAGGAGGCGACGATGGTGTCGATGAGCACGCTGTAGCGGCGCACCTGCTCGGGCGTGAGCGAGCGCACCCACCCATCCGCGTGGCGCGGCACCGACACGTCCAGCTGCGCGGCGGTGGCGATGGCGTAGCGCGCCAGCCCCGGGTGGTCCGCCAGCGCCGGCGAGTCGAACAGCCGCGCGCCCTGCTGCACCGCCCGCAGCGGATCCGCCGCGTCCGCGCGGTAGACCCAGGGGCACACCAGGCCGTGCGGGTGGTCGATGCGCAGCCCGTCGTACTCGGCGAGCATCTTGTCCATGCGCGCCTCCATGAAGCGCAGCACGGGGCCCGCGCGGTGTTCCGGGGCATGCCCCTCGCGCGGCTCGAAGAAGCCGTCCGGGTTGAGCACGGGGTAGTTCCAGGGCTGCCCGTCGGGGTTGGTGCGGCTGGGCGGCGCGCCCATGAGGTAGGTGCGCAGGAAGAGCCCCTGCCACGCCCACGCATCCTCCAGCGAGAAGCCGATCTGCAGGTCCCCGTACAGCTTCAGCCCCCCGCGGGCCGCGCGCTCCCGGAGCTGGCCGTGCGCCTCGTGGACGAGGAACTGGTGGAAGGCATAGCGCTCGAAGAGCGCCCCGTGCCGGGCCCGTACGGCCAGGCCCCGCGCCTCGCAGGCCTCCTCCTCGCCCGGTGCCGGGGCCAGGAGCCACGCATCGCGCGCCGCCTCGCCCCGCCCCGCCCACCGCCGCCAGTCGCGCTGGCCGTGCTCGACACACAGCGCCTCGAAGAGCGCATCGCGCAGGAGCCAGTCCCGGTTCGCCCGGGCGAAGTCCTCGAAGCGCCGCACCTGCTCGCGCCCCCCGGGCCGCGCCGCGCCCCCGCCCCGCTCGCGCTGGAGCGCCTCCCACGCCTCGTCGAGCGCGGCCCGCTGGGCGCGGAAGGCATGGCGGTAGCGCGGGCCGGGCCCCTCGTTCACCGGGCGCGAGGAGACGATGCCTTCGAGCCGCTCAGGCGGCAGCAGCCCCGCGCCCTCCGTGCCGGTGAGCGCAGCCAGCGGGACGTTGAGGACGTTGCGCGAGAAGAGCGTCGCGTCGTAGGGCGAGGCGTTGGACTCGGAGGTCTGCCCCTGGGGCCCGAGCTGGATGCCGTTGAAGCCCAGCTCCCGGACGAACTCCAGGAAGCGCGTGGCGCCCCGCGTGTACGGGGAGCCCCGGCCCGTGTCCTCGTCCGGCTCGCTGGGAAAGGACGGATCATGAATGCTCAGCACCAGGTTGCGCACCTGCAGCGCGTCCAGGGCCGAGGCGATGAGCTGTCGAGGGTGTTCCGGCATGGGAGTCCGTGAGGGGCACGAGCAAGTCCCCGGACACCTATCATTCTCCCACGCCGGAGCCCCCCGGTTTTCCCCGGGCGCTACGGCTGGGCGCTGGGGGGCGTCTCGCTGATGATCAGCGTGTTCTGGGAGAACTTCGCCCCGCAGGTGGACACCAGGCGCCCATCCGCGCACTGCACCGGCTCGGTGGCCCGCGTGTGCGAGGTGAAGCAGGTGGCGCCCTCGCTGTTCCACTCGGCCTCGGCCACCCAGGCCTCGGAGTCCGTCTGCACGCTCTGGGTGTCGTACAGGTTCACCCAGTTGCCGTCCTGCGTGTAGGAGGTGCCGTCGCCGCAGAAGTCCGCGCGGATCAGCCGCGTGCAGGCCTGGTGGTGCTCCTCCAGGCTCACGCCGTCCACCGACTGCCAGGGCTTGTAGCCAAAGCGCACGCACTTGGCGAGCGCGGCCCCGTCACACGCGAAGGTGAACACGCTGGTGTCGTGAATCTTCGAGCCGCCGCCCTCCACGCCCTGCTTGTAGTTCCACGTGCCCTCCAGCGGGATGGCCTTCAGCGCCGCGCCGTCCGCCGTGGTGCAGATGGGGTGCCACGCCCCCGTCTTGTTGTCCTGGAAGGACACGTCATAGGACCACACGTCCTGGTCCACGCCGCTGCCCTGGCTCACG
The Stigmatella aurantiaca genome window above contains:
- a CDS encoding DUF1028 domain-containing protein; this translates as MGALNRDVLGTRSIVACDVAAQACGVGVMSFPVTSSMVPYGKPGLALANQMMPSVELAESIISRIDAGQTPQQAINATLASPSANAAMRQIGVAILRDNTVQVGQYTGQDSWTQRCAVMGTTYAVQAAGQTSAAVCAAMAQGFQSARGSLAVRLMEALKAGARVGQDSRGERSGTVRVWAPASQTDGFTYYIADASVAGKRDALQLLESELYRYLGQMVRESPANRVELDPWTVMSLKWALWETRYYRGAFDPSWTSEAEAALMEFQAANSLFPRGTFKSGGKTYIDWALVQFILRAQEGSVQPAAR
- a CDS encoding AMIN-like domain-containing (lipo)protein, coding for MKPVAKVLGRWMGALWLPGCLVAAGCSKPQQEPPPPLPVAAPAPATPEPPAAPAAEAPPPAAEAPPPPAAEPSPPPAAEAPAPSGREWGTARQAVEHAAPASVTLRSVRTGRNEGFDRVVFEFDGPQVPGYRIEYVEKPVIKCGSGDPTELAGQGALQVSLTPAQAHEGGTVTVAERARRPALPSLLELKLTCDFEGEVVWVFGTPKASQPYRVLELREPTRLVVDVQH
- a CDS encoding 4-alpha-glucanotransferase; this encodes MPEHPRQLIASALDALQVRNLVLSIHDPSFPSEPDEDTGRGSPYTRGATRFLEFVRELGFNGIQLGPQGQTSESNASPYDATLFSRNVLNVPLAALTGTEGAGLLPPERLEGIVSSRPVNEGPGPRYRHAFRAQRAALDEAWEALQRERGGGAARPGGREQVRRFEDFARANRDWLLRDALFEALCVEHGQRDWRRWAGRGEAARDAWLLAPAPGEEEACEARGLAVRARHGALFERYAFHQFLVHEAHGQLRERAARGGLKLYGDLQIGFSLEDAWAWQGLFLRTYLMGAPPSRTNPDGQPWNYPVLNPDGFFEPREGHAPEHRAGPVLRFMEARMDKMLAEYDGLRIDHPHGLVCPWVYRADAADPLRAVQQGARLFDSPALADHPGLARYAIATAAQLDVSVPRHADGWVRSLTPEQVRRYSVLIDTIVASSRRHGRQLTDLLGEVLSTQPYPLQRVLAQYGMGRFRVTQKANLKEPSDVYRSENAAPEDWVMVGTHDTPPLWRVSEGWRQSGSIREQADYLAWRLHPEAGGREAFARRLREEPGLLEQAKFADLFASRAQNVSIFFADLLGMTEVYNVPGTVNEENWSLRVPRDYGRDYAEKLTRGAALNLPRVLALALRAGDAAQRPQPLIDALEAAAPGPRP
- a CDS encoding ADYC domain-containing protein; this translates as MGARHVVAAALGMWVAVGCGTEEGTDTAPVTVGGVVAGLAAANGPTLNGRNVNGRNVNGPWMNGMLVSVRYGGATKGGMNVALPMQELWLEGSAIHGLLRGEELSGTDLVNLHLVGNLDDGSTLPLRIDGVSQGSGVDQDVWSYDVSFQDNKTGAWHPICTTADGAALKAIPLEGTWNYKQGVEGGGSKIHDTSVFTFACDGAALAKCVRFGYKPWQSVDGVSLEEHHQACTRLIRADFCGDGTSYTQDGNWVNLYDTQSVQTDSEAWVAEAEWNSEGATCFTSHTRATEPVQCADGRLVSTCGAKFSQNTLIISETPPSAQP